A region of the Leptospiraceae bacterium genome:
TTATATTTTTTATATCATGCAACGAGGAAAAAATAACTCATCCAATTGAAGGAGAGTGGGTTGAAGTTCTTAATGCAAAGCCAAAGGTAAAATCAAAATATTCTTTTGTTTTTGACGACGAAAATGAATATTACCGCAAATTAAGTTTTTACTCTGACTCGACTATGGAGAGAGTAGGAGGATTTTATAAACAAATCGGCGGACATTATCCTGTCGTTTACTTAGGCAAAAAAACACCCTTCAAAATTATTGAAGATAAATTATTATATTTTGATTTGAGCGATAACAAATGGGTAACAGAGAGAATAGTAAAATTAGATTCAGAATTTTTGATTATTGAGTCAGAAAAATTTACTAAGACAAGGTATAAAAGGTTGGGAAAAAATAGGAATCCAAATCCTAAATTTCAAAAGATTATTTTCTCAAGATGGTTGTTATGGGCAATGCCCAATGATGGATATTATAATTAACTCGGATGGAAACATAACATTCTATGGAGAGGTAGGCACTCATATCAGAGGATTATATACTGCTAAAATTTCAAAATCCGAATATCTGGAAATTCTAAATAGTTTTAAATACGTTGATATAAAAACGGTTAATGACTATTATTCGGTCAATCATACAGATGACTTGACCTATGATACAACAGTCATTGTAAATAATAAAATATATAAATCAATTCATGATTACGGTATCATCGGACCTTCTGAGTTACTTTGGGCGCTTTTTGTAATTCGCGATCTCTATCAAAATTTAAATTTAAAAGAAAGAAGCTTAAGTGAATTTCCTGTTTATTTAAACTTAAAAGATTTTTCCTTTAAAAAAGGAAATACAAGATACCGAATTTAACAAGATCTGAAAGCTTTTATCTTTGGGACTGTCTACGAAAAGGGAAAATTTCAAATAAAAGCTTTGAATCATTATACCAATTAGAATTCTATAAACAAAGTTTCTGGAGAAATTAAATTGGAAATGTAGATGGATGGGTAACCGAAAAAGATTTAAAGAAAATTATAAAAATAGAAACGGATGGTAGATTTTATAAATTCTATTTTACTGATAAGGAACCGATAACAATGGACATCGGCTTTAATTTCTTACAGGATTTACCGCTTGATAAAAAATTTGAAAAGGATTGGAGATAGAATATTCTGTTCCGATGCGGGTTTCTAGTATTATCCTCCTTTAAATAATGAAAATTGAAAAATTTAAAAGAATAGAAAGAGTAGGGGAGCTAAGGAAAATGAAAGCGAGTATATTAATTTTATTTTTTATTTTTACAATTGGAATTTTGACGCAACAATTCGAAGGATTGCACATTTAAAGGTAAAAAACTTTCGGTCGGGTTCAAATTGTTGAATACGGCGCAGATTTTAAAATTAGTGCTGTTGAATATGGAGAAGGGCTTCCGTAATAAAATTATGACCGAACAAAAACTTTTAACAGATATACAGGAATTTTTAGCCAGGGATAAAACACAGAGTTTCTTGAATGCGGCTAGCCAATTCGTTGAGCTATTAGAAATAGAAATCATTGATAAAGAAGATTTTTTTAAAAGAGCGCACCTAGCATTAATTGATCTTTATGCGTCAGGTCATAAATTTTAAGAGATCGACTTGAAATTTGAAAAGAAAGATTTAGATTTCAATAAAAGTATTTCTTTTGAAAATAAGAATATAAACCAAATTTCAACATTAGGATATGATACCAAGTATCGGAAAGTATTTAACCCTATAAATAAAAATGTGCATGAATCAATCCAGGGCGACATTGCTCTCGATTTTGATGATATATATTGCGATTTAAAAACTGAATTGGAGAAGATGAAAATTGGAACGAGCGAAGCTGTTGAAGATGCGCTGTGGCAAATGAAGTTTAGCTTTTTAATGCACTGGGGAAATCATTGCATTGACGCAATACGGGCATTGCATTATTTGTTGCAAAAAATAAATTAGAAAAAATTACCTATATATGCACTGTTAGGAAGTTGAAAAATAATATCTGATTTCTAAATATCAACTTTAAATTCTTTTTTCAATGATAGTATAAGCCCATCTCTACATTTGCTTGATCAAGCATGAAGATTCTTATAGATAATTAATCTTCTCGCATTTTATAAATATGCTTTATATCCGTTAAAGTGCCGGATCAAAGTCTGTAGGAATGAATTCTCCTTTTTGTAGTTTGAACACCATTCCTTTTTCTCGTTCCTCTTTTCCAAATTGAAAGTGGAAACCATGCCCCGCATAAATAAGTCCTCTCTTGACGTCGATTATATCTATATCATATCCTTTAGGAAGTAAATCTGCGGATGATATATATTTTCCATCCTTCAGTATGTAGAGGTTTCTTTTATTCGATACTCTTTCATGGATTTCCGTTTCTATTTCATAATTTCCATCTTTATCTAAATCTAGAATTCTAATTGGAATGGAGGAAGTTAAACCTGAGAGCATCGGCAAATATTCTCCATTTTTATTTTCAAGAAAATCATATATTTAAAACGCCTATCAAATTCATCAGGTGGAGGATTCGCACCTAAATAGGCTTTTCCCTAGATAATATGAATTTCCATCTTTAGATTTATTTGAAATTTTTCGTAATTCAAATTTGCTATAATTCAAATACATGGAAAATCTTTCTCCTTCGTATTCCTTGCGCATAATATCAATTAATCGTTTATCTCCTTTAAATGATGTATGCTTGGCTGTATATTCTGGAAATTCTTGTATGTTATAAAAAACTCCATCCTTTTCTGAAATAAGTATATTCCTATTATTAGAGATGGATTTGCTATCTTTAATAATTACGGATTTATTTTTTTTAAGTTTTGACTCCAAGTCTAAAATATAATATCTAATTCCATTTATTATTTCTGAATTTGTAACGAAGTGAATTTTTTCTTTTGAAATTTTAACTTTAGCGGAATTTGAAATAGATTCTAATGGATTATCTCTATAAAGATTTAATCTATAGTTTTTTATTACAAAATAGCCTTTTTTAAAAATCCGCTTATCTTTTTGAGCATTGAGAGCCTCCTCTCTTTCAGAATATAAATGTATGTTTTTGTCGGAGGTATATCCTAGTTTGCCGTCAGATGTTTCTATTTCATGCCAAGTAATTTCATTTGGATTTGGGCTAAAATATTCAGTTGTTTCATAATCATCACGATAATCTTTCATTATTTGGGCGCTAAAATTGGATTTTAAAATTTTAAATGCAGGTATTGTTTCGATTACCTTACTTCCTTCCATTGGGAGTTCTAATATCTGTGTAGTTTCCTGAGACAAAGCAAAGTTTTTTTGATACTTCTCTGCATTCATATAGGAATGGGAAAATTTTAATGTTTGTTTTTCATAATTAAGATTCCAAGGTAGCCATCCTGTTTTATCATCCCATTTAATTTCTTTCCACCATATCTTATTTGGATCTATATAAAATTGGAGGTCTTTTTTGGCTGGTGTGGTAAATTGAAATTTTACGCCCCTTGGTATAAAATCTTTTTTTGATTTGAAATCTTCGCTAGAACTATTAACAGTAAGTCCATTAGGATCATTCACGATATAATAATTTTCCATTTCACTCTTCATTTCAAAGTCATCCCACTTTGCATCGCTGTCTAATTCTGCTTTCGTTTTAGGATAATTCATTTCATAGGGATTTGTAGATGCTTTTTGGTTTAAATTTTCATTCGCAGTTTGTGAGACATTTTTTTTACAGTTAAAATTTGATATTAGCAGGAAAAAGATAACGCAGAATTGTAATAAAATTAATTTCATTTTTACCTCGAAATACTGTGCATAGATTCTAATTACAAAATCACAAGGGTTTTCTTGCAAGAATAATTAATTAGAATCTATCCCTTTCCTTTCCACTTATCCTTCAAAATCTTACTCGGATTCACAAAGCGGTTAATATAAAACCTCTCCGTAGTCTGAATATTTTCATGACCGAGCGCAACTTGAGCAGTGCCAACTCCTTGCACATCAGTCAAAGCCTGACCAACAGTATGCCGGAAAGCGTGTGGATGACCGGATTTACCGCGTAATGTCCGTAATCCCCATATCTCTATAATCCCCTGGAGTGCTCGCGTAGTCATCGGATGCCGATCAGGATTCGCGTTAGTTGGTAACGTAACAAAGAAATAATCATGAGTAAACCCGCATAACCGATGATAGTCTTCAATTAG
Encoded here:
- a CDS encoding DUF5063 domain-containing protein, with the protein product MKFEKKDLDFNKSISFENKNINQISTLGYDTKYRKVFNPINKNVHESIQGDIALDFDDIYCDLKTELEKMKIGTSEAVEDALWQMKFSFLMHWGNHCIDAIRALHYLLQKIN